The Gadus macrocephalus chromosome 9, ASM3116895v1 genomic interval CGTTCGGCAGTGTCAACCCGCACTCAGTGTATCTCAGTCAGGCACCGAGGGGTTAGCAATCCTCGTCCGAATCTCAATCCATCGAAGGTTATTCTGTGGACCTGTTGAAAGGAGAGACCTCGTCTGTCTCCCTCACCGTTGATAATGCGGACGCTTCGGAAATGCGGGACTCTGTCCTTCCTCCGCTGTTTGTTGTGGTTACTTACAGGTTGAAATCAATGGCAGAACATACAAttcatataccccccccccccctacacacaccacacaccagtaGAAATATTATATTGGGCCACctgtaaacacacgcacacgcacacacacacacatacacgcgcgcacgcacacccacacacacgcacacacgcatgcgcgcacacacacagcgttgcATAGAAAGAGAGGCACACTTCAGCGGCAGCCTGCCTGTCCTTGTGTCTCCTCCCCAGAAAGCGCACCAAGGGCCCGGGTGGAGGCTGGGCCGCGCTGCAGTaattgtgctgtgattggcGTGGCTTGTCCCATGCAGGCTGCGTCCCGCTCCTgaaggctctctgtctctctccctctctccctctctccctctctcccctctctcgctccctctctcttatctatccctctgtctctctctgtctctctctctctctctctctctctctctctctctctctctctctccctctgtctcactctctctctctctctctctctgtctgtctctctctctctcacttctctctcctctctctctctctctctctctctctcacctctctctcttctctcctctctctccttctctctctctctctctctcatctctctctctctctctctctctctctctctcttctctctcctctcctctctcatctctctcactctctctctctctctctcatctctctctctctctcctctcactctctctctctcgcatcaCCCTCATTGTCACACAGCCTTTTAGCACCTTTGTTGCAGCCTTCCCCCAGGACCTCACAGCTCCGCTCTTGCAGATGAGGCCCCCGGCCGGACAAAGGGGTCCTGGCGCCCGGCTCCCTCCACGCTGGGATAGatcccccacgcacacacacgtacacccccacacacaacccaaacactctcacacacagcacacacagacgcaacacaccacacacacaccacacacacacacacaacacacacaacacacacacccacacacacacacacacacacacacacacacacacaccacaacactcacacaagcactcacacagaTTGATACactcaccaacacacccacacacaaaccacaagcaccacacacacacacccacacacccactgaccacacacacaccacacacacaccacacacacacacacacacacacgcacacacacacacttaagcagTGTACCCCGGCTGACGCTCCTGGGAGACGGGCCGTTTAGCGGTGGAGGAGACGACTCCGTCGGACCCAGGGGTGGGCTTTCAGCAGACGAACAAACATCAGAGCGGCAGAGGAGTGATGTCTGGTTCACACATTAGCAGTCCTTTGGTAAGTCACTGCACCGCACTCCCCAGCTCAGCACTCCAGGGCCGGGGGAGGTCTGGCTCTCTTCTGCTGACTCCTCCGCAGCCAGGGAGCTGCCTCAGAACGGCCCCGCTCTAGATCCTACATCTGAACCCTTAATCACTATAGAGCAGGACCACCTAGATCTGTTAATCACCGCAGAACCCGACTAAATAGATATGTACATGTACTCTGCGTAGAACTTGACAAAATAGATCTGATCTATTAATCACTGTAGAATATGACTAACTAGATGTGTACAGCTAGTTAATCACCACAGAACATGACTAAATAGATCTGAACCGTTACTCACCATAGAACATGACTAACTAGAGCTGTACAGCTAGTTACTCATCATAGAACATGACTATTGATCTGTACAGCTAGATAAACACCATAGAACATGACTAACTAGATCAGTATTAATCTCCATAGAACATGACTAACTAGATCTGTATAGTTAATCACCACAGAACATGACTAACTAGATCTGAACCGTTACTCTCTCCATAGAACATGACTAACTAGAGCTGTACAGCTAGTTAATCTCCATAGAACTTGACTATTGATCTGTACAGCTAGATAAACACCATAGAACATGACTAACTAGAGTTGTACAGCCAGTTAATCTCCATAGAAAATGACTAACTAGATCTGCACAGTTGATCACTTTAGAACATGACTAACTAGATCAGTACAGCTAGATAACCACCATAGAACATGACTAACTAGATCTGTCAATCACCATATAACATGACTAGCTAGATCTGAACAGTTACTCACCCTAAATCATGACTAACTTACTACTAAAGATCTGTACAGCTCCACCATAGAACAGAACTAACACTGTGGTCTCAATCTCCTCAAGAGAACGCCACCCTTCAGGATCATAGAAGAGAGATCAGAGAAGGTAGGGTCCCTACCTACCTCTTGGTCCCTCTGCATTGTTTACATCAATTGTTTCAATTGctatcccccacacacacacacacacacacacacacacacacacacacacacacacacacacacacacacacacacacacacacacacacacacacacacacacacacacacacacacacacacacacacacaaacccagaacccccccccaacacacgcacacacacaaacacacacacacacacacacacacacacacacacacacacacacacacacacacacacacacacacacacacacacacacacacacacacacaggcaaacccaAACCGCATCTTCTAATGAGGTGATGACCAACCACTCGTTATAATTGCTTTAGTCTCCTTTTAATTTTCAAGCGTATTAATCATATGTAGagttatttaaaaatgcataaattAATCTTAGATTAAAAAGCCTATCAAACGCTCAAAACAATTAAAGAGTAAGGTAAGATTTCCCCCGGGCAGGTGGTTTTATTTTAATAGAGTGTTCAGGTGATTATCACACTTTCTTGCAGCGCTGTGATTAATGCAGACTCACTTTTAAATGAGCTTTTCCGTCTTGCACGAGATGTAGCGTTAGCCCGGCCCCCCGGATGACCCCAACGACCCCTGGCCCCGCCGCGGTGCACTTAAACAATTAGCAGAAACAGACGCTCACCCCAATACAACAAGATCAACAAAAACCTTATATTTCACATAAACAATCCTTATTTGTCGTTTGTCAATAATGTGTTGTGTTTCAGAAGGGAAAATGTAGATAATTTTTTTAAGACAATGAAACTCTGAGCTGTTTTGAAGGTCAAGGCCTCCTAAATGAGTGTAGATTAATATTGAGATGAATATAACGCAAGTTGAATCCATTATAGCATATTTAATTGAATGTGTTACCACAAATAGGCTTCTACGATTTAACTATCTGAGTGATTATTAAAACTTAAAAGCAAGGCTGAATATTAATATTTCTAactatttttttacaatttcatcCCAGGCCAGAAACGGATAAACCCCTTCTTATTCCTCTCCAACGAAAGGATGGATGACCCTTGTGAAATTATCTCAGACTGTGTGGCTCATAAGAAATACAGACTATTATATTAACTATTAGTAACTATTATAGCTTTACATATGGGCAAACAACTATAATAGGCTTTTACTGGttcctaaaaaaataaaatgcattgctcaaatttatttatttattgaattaaCAGTAGGGGTTATGAATAATAATAGGCTACTACTAATATGATCATATAATAATTTACAGTGGGCTCGTTGTTTTCGGACAGAACGCAGCAGAAGCTGATCTGGGTTCATGCCAGCATCAGGACCACTCGGGCCGTGTCCGGTTACCTTAATCAATATTGTATCGCAGCCACGCGTCGCTTCGGTATAAAGCCAGGATAAACATCACTATGCAAGTTTCTTTACGGGTTTAAACTTTTTAATTGCAGTCTGTGGTAGATAATGCTCATTGGATCTACAGTAGTTGTAGTTATTGCGTGATGACTTGTGGACCTACTTATTAAAGACGACGGTCCTCGGAGCAGCTGGTCTGGGCCAGAGCCACGTGTGGAACTTGTAAACCGTGAATCCGTGAGAACTGAACATATGATGTAGGCCTGCATACTGCATTCATCATCGGTTGGGGACAAATACGTACGTGCACGCGCACTAACATTGaaacacgcgcgcgcacacacacacacacacacacacacacacacacacacacacacacacacacgcacactctttctctctctctctctctcgctctctctctctctctctctctctctctctctctctctcacacacacacacacacacacacacacacacacacacacacacacacacacacacacacacacacacacacacacacacacacacacacacacacacacacacacacacacacacacacaatatgtgtCGTGGTTCCTGCTgttttgagaaaaaaataaaatcccaCTCCATCATCGCCGTGCATAATGTCGCCACATTTGGAAATAAAAAGTGCAAGGATTGATGAATGCATAAACATATAACACATTTAGGGTTTCAATATTTAGATATATCTGGATAGGCCTACTGCATGCAAATAAACTCAATTGCAGCTTTTTCAAGGGTATGCAATATTCTACAAAACGATATCATCCCAATgcaatttttaattttttttttttggatattATGAACTCTTGAGAAATAAATGTAGGTTCATACATCACATGCAAGCTAACGCGCGAGAAAGTCAGGCAGGAAAGCTATCTGTGCGTCttgctgtgtgagtgtgagggggagtgggagtgggagtgCCTTGTTGTACTTCGGCTGTCACTTGATTGCTTTAGAAAGCTCGCTCGACGTCGTAAAGGGGCCGTGCCTGTCTGCCAGGTGGACACTAACCTCCCCACAACCagcctcccgcacacacacagcgctccaGCAGCAGGGATAGGAGGGTTGACCAGGCAGCCAGGAGGGCTCACAGCGTTGGATCGGTGCTGCAAACCGCACGTTTGCTCTCACTATCCAAACTGGATTTCCTTTTAACCTGACGGCGTTATTTTATGCTGCAGAACCGGGGACGTATCTTCTCACAGTAAAGGTGAGTTCGGATATACTAATGTAATGTTCGCTGCCATCCTGAAGTTTTGCAGCCAGGATTTGTTCTTATAGTTTATCAAGTAGTCTATAAATAATTCCGCGAATACTGCTGCATCCTGAAGCCATTATGTAGTGGTTATTTTTTTagaataaaaaagtaaatacagTGGGCTATTGTATGTGTAACACTAGCTTTGAAACCTACGATTAAATAGCATTCCATTTAAGTGATTAATTAATGTTGAGTGTCTTTCAGAAACAATTGCTCATTTTAAATGAGCATCGGAGCAAAGAAATTACACATTTCGTCGACCTTCCTGTCTGTTTCTTGGCATATGCTCAATTTGCCGACATAGGCCCGCAAGGGGCGACGATTCCACATTAAACTCAAAAGTTGATAGCCTCTAAAACTCTATATATTTTCAGCCAAGGGGTCAAAGGATGGAGTCAATACCTGCGGGAAGAGACTCCAGCTCCTCGCCCTCATCCAAACAGGAGCTGTCCTACCCTAGCTCCAACCACCTCAAGCCCAACCAGGTCAGCGAGACGGTGCTGTACGGAATACCCATCGTGTCGCTGGTGATCGACGGCCAGGAGAGACTGTGTCTGGCGCAGATCTCCAACACGCTGTTGAAAAACTACAGCTACAACGAGATCCACAATCGCCGCGTGGCCCTGGGCATCACCTGCGTGCAGTGCACCCCGGTCCAGCTGGAGATCCTGCGGCGCGCTGGGGCCATGCCCATCTCCTCCCGGCGCTGCGGGATGATCACCAAGCGCGAGGCCGAGAGACTCTGCAAGTCCTTTTTAGGGGCTCACTCGCCCCCCAAACTACCCGAGAATTTTGCGTTCGACGTGTCCCACGAGTGCGCGTGGGGCAGCCGGGGAAGCTTCATCCCGGCGAGGTACAACAGCTCCAGAGCCAAGTGCATCAAGTGTTCGTATTGCAATATGTATTTCTCCCCAAACAAATTCATTTTCCATTCGCACCGCACGCCCGAGTCAAAGTACACGCAACCCGACGCAGCCAACTTCAACTCCTGGAGGCGACACCTCAAATTAACCGACAAGAATTCCGCAGACGAGGTTGCCCATGCGTGGGAAGACGTTAAGGCCATGTTTAACGGGGGCAGCCGCAAAAGAACCCTGCCCATGTCCGGCCCAGAACCCGGTTCGTCGCTAAAATCCCACGGACCGCGTCTTTCTTCGAGCTCACCCGAGATCCCTCCAAAGATCCTGCGCTCCGATGACACCCGGGGCGGCATGAACATAACAACCGCGCGCAGCTACCCCGTGATCCCGGTGCCCAGTAAGGGCTTCGGGATGCTTCAGAAGATCCCGCCACCCATCTTCCCACACCCGTATGGATTCCCAGCCTTCGGCCTGTGTCAAAAGAAAGAGGACAGCCTACTGGGAGAGCAGGCCAAGCACAACCTATCAGGCGTCCTTTGGCCCGGCACCAAGGAGAGCGCCTACCATCCCTTCCCCATGTTCTGGCCCACCGCGGGGAGCCTCCCCTTGCCGCCTTACCACCAGTCACCACACAAACCGCCCTCAGAACTTGTGTGCCCCCCTAGACCCAGTGACATGGACTTATCCGAGCACAGTGACCGAAGCACCAACACGTCGAAGGACAGCCTGATCGACAGCGAGCGGTGCTCCAGCACGCAGTCCGCTCGTAACGACGAGGACAAGTCCGGAGACGAGGCGCGCACCATGGACGGGATGACCCTGGTGCCGAGGAAGATCAACTACGTCTCTGCGTTCAGACCCGTCATCAAAGACCCTGAAAGCATTGCGAAACTCTACGGAACGAGGGAAAGCTATAACAGTTCGCGTAAGGGATACCTGTCGCCAGATTTTCTTAGCGAGAGCTCCAGCTACCGGTCCGCGTCTCCCTGCGTCGACAGCGACGGCGAGCCAGACGTGGACGTCGAGACGAATAATAAGTCACCGGAGGACGAAGACTCGCGGGGGGCGTCCTCCCTGTGTCTGCGCGCCCTGCCCGGCCAGAGCCTGGCGCACGGCCTGGCGCACGGCCTGGCGCACGGCCTCCTGACGAGCGACGCGGAGCCCAAAGCGGCCCCCCGCGGGGACACCCAGAGGATGAGTGGACACGTTGCGCAGTCGTCGGAGAAAGATGTCCAGAGCAAACCGTTACCAGAGAACCACGTAGCCACATCTTACGCCGAGGTGAGTTGGAAACGTTTGTCTCATTTCATTTTTtcactatttttattttattttatggttAGAGTTTGAGGTTCAggctgtttattttattaaggCCTTTGGTGCCAAGGGTGTAGCCTTATCTGTGGTCCACATTCTTAAAAGTCTGCGATTGTAACCACTCATTCTCCATAAACGACACAATTATTTAATTTTGCTGGATTTTTATTTGTGGAGCTTGAATAACTGTTTTGTGCGTTAAGGTTTATACTcctgagagggaggaggtaggCCTACAAGGAAACAGCCCGTATCACTTCAGACCTGCCAGCTATCAGAGAGGACTTCTCACATCAAACGGTCAGTCCTTTGGCCTCATGGATCAACGTCTACCAAGCACAGGGCGAACAGGAAGAAGTAACACCGCTTTATTCTCTCCATCAGACGAAGGCTCCAGTAAAGAAGAGCCATCTTCCACCGTGGAGGAGGTGGAATCCAAGTCCTTCAGTGAACCAACCAGCGAGGAATCAGACGAGGGTGAGTCCCATCAAGGGGATGAATCACAAGCCTTGATTGAATAAGGCATAACTGGTTTAGATCTAACTCGCTTCCTATGGTTTCCAGGGAAAGAGGCCACCGCCAGGGCTCCCTCCGCACAGAAGGACCAGGAAACACAGGCAAAAGGTAAGACGGTAGGTTAGCCTTTATTACACATATTAGTTATGATATCAGTCAGGTCAGTCAGAAGAAGATGTCTATATGAACCCAGCAGCCATAGCTGCGGATGATAATAGGCTAATGATCATATTgaaaataattattatcatgATAATAATTGTAGTAATAATAGTGATTAGAAAAGatatgatattaataataataattgtacattattatattatattatattatattatattatattatattatattatattatattatattatattatattatattatattatattatatgaataGGCCTTATATTATTGATGATGGCCGTAGGCCTAGACATTATAATGAACCTATTTTGGACAGTGACCGACCGTAACATTAAGGAGAATTATCTTTGGTATATTTTGTCCCATGCCGCAACTCTCATTTGATTCCTTCAATTATTCTCCTTATGAAGATTAATTATCACATTATACCAAATCAAACCCCACCGCAAACGTTATGCTTGAAGTTATCTCCAGTTACAGTAAGCCTAACAGATCAGATTCCCGTTTcagtcattttttttaaataagcaaAGGACCACAAAATATAGATCATAAGCGCAGAATGATTGTGTCGAAATCTGCCTTGGTTCACAATCACACCAATTTCTGCTAATGGTCTAGGCCTACAATTGTTTTATTGCCAAACCGACaaaagcactttacaacatAAAAAATTGCGCAACCAGACCAATATTTGTTAACCTTGTCTGTTTCTGCAGAAGAACTTCAGAAACAACTTATGGAGCAAGTTGAGCTGAGGAAGAAGCTTGAGCGGGAGTTTCAACATCTTAAAGGTATGATGGTTTCCTCTTATTACACAAattatttaatgtttttctCCCGCTGGTACATTCCTAACTAAACGGTACAAATTATAATCATAATTATGTGCGGAAAGCAGAAGGGTTCAGTAAAAGGGCCCAGCTTTATATTTCATCTCGctctaaatgtttttttaattcagaAGTTTGGTACGCCTTTGTGAAATGCACACCTATTAACGTTAAGATATCGTTGATCATTCCAAAAATAGCTTTAATATGACATTTTACAAATTGCAGTCTAAACTGATATAAAACGCTCTCTGCAAGGGATTggataaatgttttataaattTTGTATTGTCTGTAAAAGCACTTTGTAAAGTCTATTCAAAagctatatataaataaataaatatatttatctatacatAAAAGCATAAATTATAGTTATTAAGTTATAACAACCATAACTTCATAATCATAAGTTATGGTCATTATAATTAGCCGTGACCATATATATAGTATAGGAATATTTGACTATGGCATTGGGTTGGGTCCACTTCTTGGACCCTACACATTCATACAAAGTTGTATGCCAGCTTGCCTGCACGTTGTCCATTACAAATATATCTCTTCTCTTTATGAATCAGATAATTTCCAAGATCAGATGAAAAGGGAGCTATCCTACAGAGAGGAGATGGTGCAACAGCTGCATATCGTCAGAGGTGAGAAAAATAATTGAACTGGTTGACAATAGGCCTACttgcatttttattatttttaggtTTCGCTATTTGCCTATTGTCCAACCTCCTTGATGATAGACTACATTAAAGAATCAGCAACAATCTGCTTCATCTTAAATATAAAATGGACCGAGAAATAAATACTTATGATAGTCTCAGGATATTAGAACAATTCAGATATCTTATATTAATCTAATATTATAAAAGATACATCAGCATACATGTCATTAATTCTGTTTTCATTGATTGGCCTACATTCTTTGACATGCTCTTATttcaatatgttgttgaaattgtgcaaccgaaaatattttaaatatttttaactaCGTTTTCCGTATTGTTTTTTCGAATGAAGAATTGCCCCATTCTCCTCTTAGCACTcgtttacacgcacacacacacacacacacacacacacacacacacacacacacacacgcacacacacacacacacgcgcacacacacgcacacacacacacacacacacacacacacacacacacacacgcacacacacacgcacacacacacacacacacacacacacacacacacacacacacacacacacacacacacacacgcacacgcacacgcatacgcacacgcacacacacacacacacgcacacaatacgcacacacgcacgcacacacgcacacgcacaaacacaggcaaagACAGGCACATcgattaattcattcattaatttatgCCATTATCCCTTTCTTCCTAGAAGCTCACGACGCATTACATCATTTCTCCTGCAAGATGTTAACTCCACGTCACTGCGCGGGTACTTGTTCCTTCAAATCACCCCTGTTGCCCCCGTGAACCCGGCAGTAGAACACCAAATAGAAAATATTGAAACAATGGACCTACATTCTGTGTTGAAAAAATCAAGAAACATTGGGAGGGAAAACAAGCTTGACAGAAGCCCTCTGTTGTGACTGTTTGTGTTGTAACTGATTGGAGCATATTGGATTGTGTAATGTATCGGTCAGAACCCTCCCCTTCATGAGGTATTATTTTGTTGTAATTGAATACACCATTTgttgattatatttattttgaggCAAAGTGCAATGACATTATATGTAACcagtcatgatgatgatgatgatgatgatgattattattattattattatagaggTATAGAATGTAGAGCCTATCAAGTATTGTGAATTCTCCTCTTACTTTTGTTGTCCTTTTCATCTTTATAATACACATATTTTGAATGTTATGCACTTTAAACGAGTGATGAAAATAATGATAACCTACGTTTGTAAATAAGCGTACATATGTGATGAACATAAATTTTTACAACGCGTGAAAAAGGGTTTGCTCTTATATTGTAAACACCAAATTGTCTAAATGATCTGCTAATTGCGATGATCACCAACTGATTCTTCCTAAAGTAGCCCTTTGGTTCGTATAGATATGTTTTGACAACTAATGAAATTTTgattttaataaaacaaatctATATGTTACTGCGTGCTTTAAAGTCCTTTACCTGACTACCTCAAGCTCTTTCAATATAAattatttactttattattaGGTTTGCATTTTGTTGACTTGTTTATTGCAATtatttatattgatatattaTAGATATCGATATGTGTAGGTATGATGTTATTGTGACATGATAGTGAGTCATTGGGTAATAAAACTGCCTAATGTCTGCTTGATGtct includes:
- the skor1b gene encoding SKI family transcriptional corepressor 1 homolog-B isoform X1, yielding MESIPAGRDSSSSPSSKQELSYPSSNHLKPNQVSETVLYGIPIVSLVIDGQERLCLAQISNTLLKNYSYNEIHNRRVALGITCVQCTPVQLEILRRAGAMPISSRRCGMITKREAERLCKSFLGAHSPPKLPENFAFDVSHECAWGSRGSFIPARYNSSRAKCIKCSYCNMYFSPNKFIFHSHRTPESKYTQPDAANFNSWRRHLKLTDKNSADEVAHAWEDVKAMFNGGSRKRTLPMSGPEPGSSLKSHGPRLSSSSPEIPPKILRSDDTRGGMNITTARSYPVIPVPSKGFGMLQKIPPPIFPHPYGFPAFGLCQKKEDSLLGEQAKHNLSGVLWPGTKESAYHPFPMFWPTAGSLPLPPYHQSPHKPPSELVCPPRPSDMDLSEHSDRSTNTSKDSLIDSERCSSTQSARNDEDKSGDEARTMDGMTLVPRKINYVSAFRPVIKDPESIAKLYGTRESYNSSRKGYLSPDFLSESSSYRSASPCVDSDGEPDVDVETNNKSPEDEDSRGASSLCLRALPGQSLAHGLAHGLAHGLLTSDAEPKAAPRGDTQRMSGHVAQSSEKDVQSKPLPENHVATSYAEVYTPEREEVGLQGNSPYHFRPASYQRGLLTSNDEGSSKEEPSSTVEEVESKSFSEPTSEESDEGKEATARAPSAQKDQETQAKEELQKQLMEQVELRKKLEREFQHLKDNFQDQMKRELSYREEMVQQLHIVREAHDALHHFSCKMLTPRHCAGTCSFKSPLLPP
- the skor1b gene encoding SKI family transcriptional corepressor 1 homolog-B isoform X2 — protein: MESIPAGRDSSSSPSSKQELSYPSSNHLKPNQVSETVLYGIPIVSLVIDGQERLCLAQISNTLLKNYSYNEIHNRRVALGITCVQCTPVQLEILRRAGAMPISSRRCGMITKREAERLCKSFLGAHSPPKLPENFAFDVSHECAWGSRGSFIPARYNSSRAKCIKCSYCNMYFSPNKFIFHSHRTPESKYTQPDAANFNSWRRHLKLTDKNSADEVAHAWEDVKAMFNGGSRKRTLPMSGPEPGSSLKSHGPRLSSSSPEIPPKILRSDDTRGGMNITTARSYPVIPVPSKGFGMLQKIPPPIFPHPYGFPAFGLCQKKEDSLLGEQAKHNLSGVLWPGTKESAYHPFPMFWPTAGSLPLPPYHQSPHKPPSELVCPPRPSDMDLSEHSDRSTNTSKDSLIDSERCSSTQSARNDEDKSGDEARTMDGMTLVPRKINYVSAFRPVIKDPESIAKLYGTRESYNSSRKGYLSPDFLSESSSYRSASPCVDSDGEPDVDVETNNKSPEDEDSRGASSLCLRALPGQSLAHGLAHGLAHGLLTSDAEPKAAPRGDTQRMSGHVAQSSEKDVQSKPLPENHVATSYAEVYTPEREEVGLQGNSPYHFRPASYQRGLLTSNDEGSSKEEPSSTVEEVESKSFSEPTSEESDEGKEATARAPSAQKDQETQAKEELQKQLMEQVELRKKLEREFQHLKDNFQDQMKRELSYREEMVQQLHIVRAHDALHHFSCKMLTPRHCAGTCSFKSPLLPP